One Alnus glutinosa chromosome 3, dhAlnGlut1.1, whole genome shotgun sequence genomic region harbors:
- the LOC133864056 gene encoding uncharacterized protein LOC133864056, translated as MAATLSLLKPHLLSGKPLQCYSKLKIPSNPTKLNASKDSTTNPQLLFPHTIHALKSASLPLTALAIPFFLDQQATLAVGGEFGILEGRTFALIHPIVMGSLFVYTLWAGYLGWQWRRVRTTQNEINELKKQVKPAPVTPEGTPVETAPSPVNLKIQQLTEERKELLKGSYRDRHFNAGAILLGFGVFEAVFGGLNTWFRTGKLFPGPHLYYGAAITVLWAAAAALVPPMQKGSETARNLHIALNVLNVLFFIYQIPTGIEIVFKVFEFTSWP; from the exons ATGGCTGCCACCCTCAGCCTTCTCAAACCCCATCTTCTCTCTGGGAAACCGCTCCAGTGCTACTCAAAACTGAAAATTCCCTCCAACCCAACAAAATTGAATGCATCCAAAGACTCAACAACCAACCCACAATTACTCTTCCCTCATACCATCCATGCTCTTAAATCGGCTTCTCTTCCACTCACAGCACTCGCAATTCCGTTCTTTCTAGACCAACAGGCAA CGCTTGCTGTCGGTGGGGAGTTTGGAATATTGGAGGGAAGGACATTTGCGCTCATACACCCCATCGTGATGGGTAGTTTGTTCGTCTACACATTGTGGGCTGGGTATTTGGGTTGGCAATGGCGGCGAGTCCGGACGACGCAAAATGAGATCAACGAGCTCAAGAAGCAGGTGAAGCCTGCCCCGGTTACTCCAGAAGGGACACCAGTGGAAACGGCGCCGTCTCCGGTTAACCTCAAAATTCAGCAACTCACTGAG GAGAGGAAGGAGTTGCTGAAAGGGTCTTACAGGGATAGGCACTTCAATGCAGGGGCAATACTGTTAGGATTCGGGGTGTTTGAGGCTGTTTTCGGAGGACTAAACACGTGGTTTAGAACGGGAAAGCTGTTTCCAGGGCCTCATTTGTATTATGGAGCAG CCATTACAGTGCTATGGGCAGCCGCTGCGGCTCTTGTACCACCAATGCAGAAAGGTAGTGAGACGGCTAGAAATCTTCACATTGCATTGAATGTGCTGAATGTTCTATTCTTTATCTACCAGATCCCCACTGGAATCGAAATAGTTTTCAAAGTTTTTGAATTCACTAGCTGGCCTTGA
- the LOC133862951 gene encoding AAA-ATPase At2g46620 — protein sequence MVLRNLILLGIVIVCLLVVIRVLLFKTGLIYIVKKWWRWIEDCFHVTQFLKVPEYNENMQENQLYKKVSLYLNSLSTLEDSDFTNLVTGKKPNDIVLCLDPNQTVEDNYLGAIVTWTNGDNIEQNGSRSFVLKVRKADKRRILKPYLQHIHTVADEIEQRKQRDLKLYVNINNPDEDEDRHDHLLHRRDGGNVRWRSVPFTHPSTFETVAMEDDLKNKVKSDLESFLKAKQFYHRLGRVWKRSYLLYGPPGTGKSSFVAAMANFLSYDVYEIDLSKILNDSDLNFVLLQTTSKSIIVVEDLDRFLTEKSTAVSFSGVLNFMDGILNSCCAEERVMVFTMNSKDHIDPALLRPGRIDVHIHFPLCDFVAFKTLANSYLGLKDHKLFSHVEEIFQSGASLSPAEIGELMIANRNSPSRAIKSVITALQTDGDGRGVGKIGSRLGNNGPRKSVEEAGETGGVFCGEGGHTVKEEFRKFYGFLRLKTNKVSHSQSFDSSSAQKEG from the coding sequence ATGGTTCTGCGAAACCTGATTCTTCTCGGAATTGTAATTGTTTGTCTTCTCGTGGTGATTCGGGTGCTTCTCTTCAAGACGGGGTTGATTTATATCGTGAAGAAATGGTGGAGATGGATCGAGGATTGTTTTCATGTGACCCAGTTCCTCAAAGTCCCCGAATACAACGAGAACATGCAGGAGAATCAGCTTTACAAGAAAGTGTCACTTTACCTCAATTCCTTGTCTACCCTCGAAGATTCCGACTTCACGAACCTCGTCACCGGCAAGAAGCCCAACGACATCGTTCTCTGCCTCGACCCCAACCAGACCGTCGAGGACAACTATCTCGGTGCCATAGTAACCTGGACCAACGGCGACAACATCGAACAAAACGGTAGCAGGAGCTTCGTGTTGAAGGTCAGAAAGGCCGACAAGCGCAGAATCCTCAAGCCGTATCTCCAGCACATCCACACGGTGGCCGATGAAATCGAGCAGAGAAAGCAGCGGGACTTGAAGCTCTACGTGAATATCAATAATCCAGACGAAGACGAAGATCGTCatgatcatcttcttcatcgCCGCGATGGCGGTAACGTACGGTGGAGATCTGTTCCCTTCACGCACCCTTCAACGTTCGAAACTGTCGCCATGGAAGACGATCTCAAAAACAAGGTGAAATCCGACCTCGAATCGTTCCTCAAAGCCAAACAGTTCTATCACCGGCTAGGCCGCGTTTGGAAGCGGAGCTATCTCTTGTACGGCCCACCTGGAACTGGGAAGTCGAGCTTCGTGGCGGCCATGGCTAATTTTCTATCCTACGATGTCTATGAAATTGATCTTTCGAAGATTCTAAACGATTCcgatctgaattttgttttattacagACAACAAGCAAGTCTATTATTGTCGTAGAAGACCTTGATCGGTTTCTGACGGAGAAATCAACGGCCGTGAGTTTCTCCGGCGTGTTGAACTTCATGGATGGGATATTAAACTCGTGCTGCGCTGAAGAGAGGGTTATGGTTTTCACGATGAATAGCAAGGATCACATTGACCCAGCTTTACTTAGACCCGGTCGTATCGATGTTCATATTCATTTTCCTCTTTGTGATTTTGTAGCATTCAAAACGTTGGCCAATAGCTACTTGGGGCTTAAGGATCACAAGCTTTTTTCTCATGTGGAGGAGATTTTTCAAAGCGGGGCGAGTTTGAGCCCGGCCGAAATTGGTGAGCTGATGATTGCGAACCGAAACTCGCCGAGTcgggctataaaatcggtcatcacgGCGTTGCAAACGGACGGTGACGGGaggggtgtcgggaagatcggATCGCGATTGGGAAATAACGGGCCGAGAAAGTCCGTGGAAGAAGCGGGCGAAACGGGTGGGGTTTTTTGCGGTGAAGGTGGTCATACAGTTAAGGAGGAGTTTCGTAAATTTTACGGTTTCTTGAGACTGAAGACCAACAAGGTCTCTCATTCTCAATCGTTCGATTCGAGTTCAGCGCAGAAGGAAGGGTGA
- the LOC133864542 gene encoding ras-related protein RABA3: protein MNQEMSGIETETSCQEDVPEKIDYVFKVVVIGDSAVGKSQLLSRFAKNEFCIDSKSTIGVEFQTRTVSIKGKLIKAQIWDTAGQERYRAVTSAYYRGALGAMLVYDITKRPSFDHVARWVEELRAHADNSIVITLIGNKADLMDLRAVPTEDAIEFAENQGLFFSETSALSGDNVDSAFFRLLEEIYGVVSKKTLERGNLAKSNGGDAAALKGSKIDIISGADLEISEMKKLSACSC, encoded by the exons ATGAATCAAGAAATGAGTGGGATTGAGACGGAGACTAGTTGCCAAGAGGATGTGCCGGAGAAAATTGATTATGTGTTCAAGGTGGTGGTGATCGGAGACTCCGCGGTGGGGAAGAGTCAGCTGCTGTCCAGGTTTGCTAAGAACGAGTTCTGCATTGACTCCAAGTCCACCATTGGTGTTGAGTTCCAGACCAGGACTGTTTCCATTAAGGGCAAACTCATCAAGGCCCAGATCTGGGATACTGCTGGCCAAGAAAG GTACCGGGCTGTGACAAGTGCGTACTACAGGGGAGCACTAGGGGCCATGCTGGTGTACGACATTACGAAGAGGCCCAGCTTCGATCATGTGGCGAGGTGGGTGGAGGAACTCCGGGCCCACGCAGATAATTCAATCGTGATCACGCTGATTGGGAACAAAGCAGATCTGATGGACCTGAGGGCCGTGCCCACTGAAGATGCTATTGAGTTTGCAGAGAATCAGGGCCTTTTTTTCTCAGAGACATCAGCCCTCAGCGGTGACAACGTGGACAGTGCATTTTTTAGGCTACTTGAAGAAATTTACGGTGTGGTTTCTAAGAAGACTTTGGAACGTGGCAATTTAGCCAAATCCAACGGTGGTGATGCCGCGGCCCTTAAAGGGTCCAAGATTGATATTATTTCGGGGGCTGACTTGGAAATTAGTGAGATGAAGAAATTGTCTGCATGCTCTTGTTAG
- the LOC133863120 gene encoding uncharacterized mitochondrial protein AtMg00310-like, producing MVGRSKLRTFDAIKSRVQRRLDGWKEKLLSQAGKEILLKIVAQAIPSYCMSIFLQPTSLCRELNVMMNRYRWGNQSSSKGILWKSWTKLGMSKRKGGLGFRDLHLFNLALLAKQAWRLIQDPDSMAAKFLKEKYFPQGPFLQA from the coding sequence ATGGTGGGACGATCCAAGCTCAGAACCTTTGATGCCATTAAGAGCCGAGTGCAGCGTAGACTAGATGGGTGGAAGGAAAAACTGTTGTCCCAAGCTGGCAAAGAAATCCTCCTAAAAATAGTGGCCCAGGCTATACCGTCGTATTGCATGAGCATTTTTTTGCAGCCCACGTCTCTTTGCCGAGAGCTAAATGTGATGATGAATCGCTATCGGTGGGGAAATCAATCGAGCAGTAAGGGAATCTTGTGGAAAAGTTGGACAAAATTGGGTATGTCAAAAAGGAAAGGAGGGTTAGGCTTCAGAGACTTGCACCTTTTCAACTTAGCTCTTTTGGCCAAACAAGCATGGCGCCTCATTCAAGACCCGGATTCAATGGCAGCAAAGTtcctaaaggaaaaatattttccacaGGGTCCTTTCTTGCAAGCATAG
- the LOC133863121 gene encoding uncharacterized protein LOC133863121, whose amino-acid sequence MEEVLTEKWGKFSLNEDENEGVSLDLEEIAPMVQRGRFCLIGKLLADRIVPKDFFKVPLLKAWRPKGTASFQVIGGNLFIVDLEYEEDKDRILAGKPWLFDGNLVSLAVFDGLTPPAKMNFDTEAFWVCMYNLPLACMGKETGQKIGASVGVVQEVDVEEDEPGWGEYLRVKILIDLSKPLARGRMLHVHKQSLWIAFKYKKLPKLCY is encoded by the coding sequence atggagGAAGTATTAACGGAAAAATGGGGGAAGTTCTCCCTCAATGAGGACGAAAATGAGGGGGTTTCATTGGATTTGGAGGAGATAGCACCGATGGTACAAAGAGGAAGATTCTGCTTGATTGGGAAGCTTTTGGCAGATCGTATTGTACCAAAAGATTTTTTCAAGGTTCCGCTTCTCAAAGCTTGGAGACCGAAAGGAACAGCCTCATTTCAAGTGATAGGGGGGAATCTGTTTATAGTAGATCTTGAGTATGAGGAGGATAAAGATCGCATTTTGGCAGGTAAaccttggttatttgatggcAACCTGGTCTCCCTAGCAGTCTTTGATGGTCTAACTCCTCCAGCAAAGATGAATTTTGATACTGAAGCTTTCTGGGTTTGCATGTATAATCTGCCTTTGGCGTGTATGGGAAAAGAAACTGGCCAAAAAATAGGAGCTTCAGTTGGGGTAGTCCAGGAGGTAGATGTGGAGGAAGATGAACCCGGTTGGGGTGAATATCTTCGGGTGAAAATCCTTATAGATCTCTCCAAGCCTTTAGCGAGAGGTAGGATGTTACATGTCCATAAGCAGTCACTATGGATTGCTTTCAAGTACAAAAAATTGCCCAAATTATGTTACTAG